A single window of Marinobacter sp. LA51 DNA harbors:
- a CDS encoding YnfA family protein: MPELKTVGLFLVTALAEIVGCYLPYLWLREGKTIWLLVPGALSLVAFAWLLSLHPTAAGRVYAAYGGVYIFMAILWLWAVDGIRPTAWDLVGSAVALVGMAIIMFAPRTT, translated from the coding sequence TTGCCTGAGTTGAAAACCGTTGGCTTATTTCTCGTTACCGCTTTAGCGGAGATCGTCGGCTGTTACTTGCCCTATCTCTGGCTTCGCGAAGGTAAAACTATCTGGCTTCTGGTGCCAGGTGCGCTGAGCCTTGTGGCATTTGCTTGGCTTCTGTCATTGCACCCGACCGCTGCGGGTAGGGTCTATGCTGCGTATGGTGGCGTTTATATTTTCATGGCAATACTCTGGCTGTGGGCAGTGGACGGCATTCGTCCGACGGCCTGGGACCTGGTTGGCTCAGCCGTCGCTTTAGTGGGTATGGCAATCATCATGTTTGCGCCGCGCACTACATAA